The genome window GATCATAAAGCACACAAACATAAGCAGATAAATTTCCATAAAGCCCAGCAAATGAATATAAATGGAAATAGATGTACATGTATGTCCTTATCATTAAAAAATGTTGTATAGACAACCATGAGACAATGACATTGTGCAAGAATCGTACCTGGAGTGTCAAAGCGCTGGTGTGCTTGGTTACCAAAAAGTTCGTCAAATTCACAAAATAGGCAAGAGCGGAATTGAACAATAGGTACCATATAATCTTAATATCTTCTCTCGCAAGTGCCAATGTGATGCCGACCACATTTTGCTCCATAACTAATGTAGCAGGAAGCAATAAAACAACTGCTATTGGAGCCATGTATAGTAGAAGATTCATTGAATTCAACTTTTCCCTGATAAGAAAAAGAGAGGTGCAGAAAATTTGAAATTAATATtgcagaagaaaaaagaaaactacaacaTTTTCAGGAAAATGAATGCCTCCATAAAATTTCCAGTctataataatcaaaataaaaactgtgAGGCTCTGACAAGTGGATGCATGGATGAGTAGAGCAGACGCAATTGCATGTACGGAACAAAAATGCATCGATTACCCCTCAGAAGACAACAGTATCCCTTGCAATACTGACTTAAGTGCCCTTGCAGCAGTTGCACCTATACACATGATGAAACCAAACAAATGGAAACTTGGCTCCCCCTGCATTGTTGTAAATAAGCAATAAAAGTTAATAATTAGACAAAAACTGTACTCAAGGAACCATTCAAGCAGAAAAAGTTGTCGCTGGATCCACACAACAATAACAACCATGATATGGAAAGCAATAAAGGTGAGCACAGAAAAGGCAAATGCCACTTTGAGTGCTGGCAGTATCTAGGTCAGAAATCATCCTCCTTGACACCAGCAAGGCCACTGAAAAATGGTCCTCCATTGAGAATCAAACTTCTCTTTCAATGCCTGGTTCTACTTCCAATTATTTACCCGATGGCGTTTGCTCAGATGCCGAAAGAATAGggtaattcaaatcatttctaatGGTGTTACATAAAAAGTAAATGCCTTTTTACTTTTAACTGCATGTTGAATTTATCCTTTTATAGCAAAACATGGAGTTCATAGATAACCTATAACGTATTACTATCTTATTCTCTTTATGCCTGGTCAGACACCTATCTAGATTTATTTTCTGGCATGCTTTTTTGTCAAAATAATCAATTTCCAATTTTCGGTCTTAACACATTAACATCGTTGTTTACATAAAAACTTACTAGTTAACCTATATTTTCATAACTAAACACTTTTGCAGTTTAAGACATTTTTATTGTTCGAGACATATGATGTTCGCAGACAAAAGTTGCACAAGTCGATGCGTAATCCCTGAAATGAGAACCGGACTAATTCGTATGATATTTAGCATAATTCACTTATGCGCTCGCTTAGTCATCTGAGCATTTAACCTAGTCTGCTGGAGGGGTCCCCTGACTAGGACTATGCGGCAGTTCGACAACCTCGTAAAGAAATGATATTAGCATTACAAACTCGCAAGTCAATTCAATAACATTTTTGTGAAAAGCTTCGATGTAGAATGGGTTTCTGAATGCCAAGGCCTACATGTTTCTGGAAGAAGCTTATGGTTTTTTAGTTGCTACACATCATATCGGAGCATTGCAAGTAAATGATCCACCTCGTATCaactaaagaaaaaaatatttcattcgaTCGACCATATTACATTCAACAAGCTCTAAGTTGTCTAATCAGATGCAAAACAATCAAGAACCACAAGCAGAAAGGAAAGATGTTTAAAGCAGCCGAAAGTTGGTGCCAAGAGACACAGATCATATGGAGAAACTCAGTTAAAGCTGGACTACTTTTAGATGAACCAGCCTCCCCAACTTAAAAAACATGCCACTTTAAGTCTTAACATCTAACATCTAACATGTAGAGTTATAATCAGATCTCGAATCCAAATGCAGAGAGTACGATCATCTAATCGATAAATCTAAATCTGCCATACTTAATTCCTCCTGCATTGTTTAGTATCTTACAGATCGACATCAAACGAACCAAGAAATGCACATCCACCTAAATGCAACGATTTCCTTTCTTTCATTTGGATTGCATGATGAATTCAAACAAGTACAAACATCAAACACATGATATACATCACAATCTATGGGAAAAAACTGGATCTATCTAATCCGAAGGGAGGAAGATTCGGAGTTAAACGTACCCCGCTGGCGATTATGACTCCGGCGACGACCGGGATGAGGGTGACGTAGGTGATCCAGGCCTCCCGCTTGACGGTCATGATGTAGGCGAATACGGCGGTGAAGAAGGGGGTGGTCGCCCCCACCGCCTGGTTGAACGAGACGGGCAGGTACTTGAGCGAGACGTTGCCGCTGACGACGGAGCCGCAGAAGACGAGGCTGAGCGCGACGATCTTGGCGAACTGCAGCCGGGAGCGCACGGCCTGCATCGGCACCACCCTCATCCAGGCGATTGCCACGTAGCTGAGCAGGGAGCAGGCCGTCATGTGGCACATGGTGAGGAAGATCGGGTACTTGAACCCGTAGTTGCTGAGGAGGTACTTGTTGAGCAGGAGCACCCCGATGTTGGACGAGTACCACGACGCCACCAGCCCCAGCGTGAACAGCCGCCCGCTCACCGCCGGTGGCGACCAGTTGCCCTTGGTGCTCATATCTGCCGCCTCGGACAAATGGGAGCAGATTCCGGCGTAGTTCCCGGCGAATGGCACCACCAGGGGTCGATCGGTGAGATGTCTGGGATTTGGGCGGTGCAAAAGGGATCGGATCAGAGGCAGGTCGAGGAGGAGGGAGAGCTCGAATGCCGAATGGGGGATGCGGCTTCTCGTCTTCCGTCGATATGTGGAGAGCATAGAATATTCCTtaagtatattatatataatatatatatatataattaattatttaattagtCCCTGTGTTGTGTTCTTTTTGGGTCATCTTCCGCCAGTGGCTGACCGTTGACCTTTTCCTTCTATGCCTCGCGTTTCTTGGAGGCTTGCTTTTTTTAGttctaataatattaatattacttGACGAATAAATAAGAGATGGatggaattatatatatatatatatataaagggaaaTCTCCAACCTCGTATTGGATCACCCGGACTCGGTGAGGAAGTCAACGATGTCTTTGCGTCCGTCGTCGAAATGCATCCATTAAACGTGCACGTCGCATGCGCCTCATGCAGATCGCGTGGAGGAGAGACCGAGGCTCAAACGCAACGAGAGCTTTGCGTCTATCGTTGCGTGTTGGTCAACGTGCAAATGAGTTGACACAAGATATTTATTTAGCGAATTATTTTATTGATTGACAAGCGTCAAAGGCTcgaaatctatttgtattattgatGAGGTGACACACAACATGTTTTTCAATCTCGGTATTTAGTAAGATTTTAATTCAACTCtgttcaatgggatgattgatgttTATTATTCTTACTGATGGAAAGAAAGAGCAATTGCCTATTAAATAATCATTGGAGGCGGGTGGGGTCAAGTAATAATGGGAACATGTTTCACACTGGTAAAGACCTCCTAATTTGCTTCTATGTTTTGTGACAACAGTGCAATGACCTCTTGTAGACTCTAGCAATCAGTCAAGAAACAGAAATTGCACcaaattttgtagaaaaatacaAAGATGAAGCTCAGTTACATACGTTTCGGGGAAAGAAAGCTGAAATAATAGCACAAAGAAAGAGTGCCAAAAAAAAA of Musa acuminata AAA Group cultivar baxijiao chromosome BXJ1-7, Cavendish_Baxijiao_AAA, whole genome shotgun sequence contains these proteins:
- the LOC135679382 gene encoding probable sugar phosphate/phosphate translocator At3g11320, with amino-acid sequence MSTKGNWSPPAVSGRLFTLGLVASWYSSNIGVLLLNKYLLSNYGFKYPIFLTMCHMTACSLLSYVAIAWMRVVPMQAVRSRLQFAKIVALSLVFCGSVVSGNVSLKYLPVSFNQAVGATTPFFTAVFAYIMTVKREAWITYVTLIPVVAGVIIASGGEPSFHLFGFIMCIGATAARALKSVLQGILLSSEGEKLNSMNLLLYMAPIAVVLLLPATLVMEQNVVGITLALAREDIKIIWYLLFNSALAYFVNLTNFLVTKHTSALTLQVLGNAKGAVAVVVSILIFKNPVTVTGMFGYTITVIGVILYSEAKKRNK